The Spodoptera frugiperda isolate SF20-4 chromosome 9, AGI-APGP_CSIRO_Sfru_2.0, whole genome shotgun sequence genome contains a region encoding:
- the LOC118271484 gene encoding mucin-2 isoform X2, whose amino-acid sequence MRIAALIALVQLSLATAVSDEPKTLTAVELNRELSGDNVLSPFYESSEDAGVTFIRGSRAADSPLSPDIDVQCSGNYIDVTVEFADVFDGIIYSKGYLNDPKCKYVSLGNSQSRYSFRVPLNGCGSRPLCNACGTIDNVLVFQADDLLQGPQDFARKVSCARTSLEVSTGVTASREEHTLKLKPFMVDMLDVVAVEGPAGGVECWMDIQVGVFPNTTPLKNSIKIGEYLTILVYLKDVRNQFSLKIHDCWAYDNENYDGPSTNKIQLTDKNGCPKKKKLIDFWQKTTNTGKSGATLIAYSKVSAFRFPETDQVYLTCNVELCTNNCDSNCGTTEISTTIKPSQCYPGSRDPGCQRITVEPQLKCYPGSLDPRCPQQPTPTTPQLSELTTLRDRRISLPTVIADKYTTTTTPEPPRCFPGSTDPRCPKPTTPEPPRCFPGSTDPRCPKPTTPEPPRCFPGSTDPRCPKPTTPEPPRCFPGSTDPRCPKPTTPEPPRCFPGSTDPRCPKPTTPEPPRCYPGSPDPRCPQPPRPTTLTPPTYLPPVTPELKCYPGSSDPRCPQPTTPAPPKCFPGSTDPRCPKPTTPAPPNCYPGNTDPRCPKPTTPAPPRCFPGSTDPRCPKPTTPEPPRCYPGSTDPRCPKPTTPEPPRCYPGSTDPRCPKPTTPEPPRCYPGSTDPRCPKPTTPEPPRCYPGSTDPRCPKPTTPEPPRCYPGSTDPRCPKPTTPEPPRCYPGSTDPRCPKPTTPEPPRCYPGSTDPRCPKPTTPEPPRCYPGSTDPRCPKPTTPKPVCYPGSPDPKCPQPPRPTTLTPPTYLPPVTPELKCYPGSSDPRCPQPTTPAPPKCFPGSTDPRCPKPTTPAPPNCYPGNTDPRCPKPTTPAPPRCFPGSTDPRCPKPTTPEPPRCYPGSTDPRCPKPTTPEPPRCYPGSTDPRCPKPTTPEPPRCYPGSNDPRCPKPTTPAPPNCYPGNTDPRCPKPTTPAPPRCFPGSTDPRCPKPTTPKPVCYPGSPDPKCPQPPRPTTLTPPTYLPPVTPALKCYPGSTDPRCPKPTTPEPPRCFPGSTDPRCPKPTTPAPPNCFPGSTDPRCPKPTTPAPPNCYPGNTDPRCPKPTTPAPPRCFPGSTDPRCPKPTTPEPPRCFPGSTDPRCPKPTTPEPPRCFPGSNDPRCPKPTTPAPPRCFPGSTDPRCPKPTTPEPPRCFPGSNDPRCPKPTTPKPVCYPGSPDPKCPQPPRPTTLTPPTYLPPVTPALKCYPGSTDPRCPKPTTPEPPRCYPGSTDPRCPKPTTPEPPRCYPGSTDPRCPKPTTPAPPRCYPGSTDPRCPKPTTPEPPRCFPGSTDPRCPKPTTPAPPRCFPGSTDPRCPKPTTPEPPRCYPGSTDPRCPKPTTPEPPRCYPGSTDPRCPKPTTPAPPRCYPGSTDPRCPKPTTPEPPRCFPGSTDPRCPKPTTPAPPKCFPGSTDPRCPKPTTPEPPRCFPGSNDPRCPKPTTPKPVCYPGSPDPKCPQPPRPTTLTPPTYLPPVTPALKCYPGSTDPRCPKPTTPESPRCFPGSTDPRCPKPTTPAPPKCFPGSTDPRCPKPTTPEPPRCYPGSTDPRCPKPTTPEPPRCYPGSTDPRCPKPTTPEPPRCYPGSTDPRCPKPTTPEPPRCYPGSTDPRCPKPTTPEPPRCYPGSTDPRCPKPTTPKPVCYPGSPDPKCPQPPRPTTLTPPTYLPPVTPALKCYPGSTDPRCPKPTTPEPPRCYPGSTDPRCPKPTTPEPPRCYPGSTDPRCPKPTTPAPPRCYPGSTDPRCPKPTTPEPPRCFPGSTDPRCPKPTTPAPPRCFPGSTDPRCPKPTTPEPPRCFPGSTDPRCPKPTTPEPPRCFPGSNDPRCPKPTTPEPPRCFPGSNDPRCPKPTTPKPVCYPGSPDPKCPQPPRPTTLTPPTYLPPVTPAVKCYPGSTDPRCPKPTTPEPPRCYPGSTDPRCPKPTTPEPPRCYPGSTDPRCPKPTTPEPPRCYPGSTDPRCPKPTTPEPPRCYPGSTDPRCPKPTTPEPPRCYPGSTDPRCPKPTTPEPPRCYPGSTDPRCPKPTTPEPPRCYPGSTDPRCPKPTTPEPPRCYPGSTDPRCPKPTTPEPPRCYPGSTDPRCPKPTTPEPPRCYPGSTDPRCPKPTTPEPPRCYPGSTDPRCPKPTTPEPPRCYPGSTDPRCPKPTTPAPPRCYPGSTDPRCPKPEPPTPSSCYPGSRDPKCPQPFAPASTNPPSTYLPPFPEENEIKSSRVSRLATKDTNEDNVNDYIDSFDFKRTEPRSRKVRDVFGSSESAAFATSGTAIIYIAMGSAVAMIMSITLAIYMYKKNKLRTASVNTTAQSPC is encoded by the exons CTGTCGCTCGCTACAGCTGTTTCAGATGAACCAAAAACGCTCACAGCGGTTGAGCTGAACCGCGAGTTGTCCGGAGACAATGTGCTCTCGCCTTTCTACGAAAGTAGTGAGGATGCTGGGGTCACGTTCATAAGAGGATCAAGGGCGGCTGACTCGCCCTTGTCTCCTGATATCGACGTGCAATGCTCAGGCAACTATATCGACGTCACTGTTGAGTTCGCTGACGTTTTCGATGGCATCATTTACAGTAAGGGTTACTTAAATGACCCGAAGtgcaa ATATGTGTCATTGGGCAACAGTCAGTCTCGGTACTCATTCAGAGTGCCACTGAATGGCTGTGGCTCCCGACCTCTCTGCAATGCATGTGGTACCATCGACAACGTACTTGTGTTCCAAGCTGACGACTTGTTGCAAGGACCTCAGGACTTCGCTCGCAAG GTGTCATGTGCCCGCACTTCCCTGGAAGTGTCGACTGGAGTGACGGCGTCCAGAGAAGAGCATACTCTCAAGCTAAAACCTTTCATGGTTGACATGCTTGATGTGGTTGCAGTCGAAGGACCCGCCGGAGGAGTTGAATGCTGGATGGACATCCAAGTAGGAGTCTTTCctaat aCCACTCCACTGAAGAACTCGATCAAAATTGGAGAATACTTGACAATCCTTGTGTATCTCAAGGATGTAAGAAACCAGTTCAGCCTTAAAATACACGATTGCTGGGCTTATGACAACGAAAACTACGATGGTCCTAGTACCAACAAGATTCAACTGACTGACAAGAACGGTTGTCCCAA GAAGAAAAAGCTGATTGATTTCTGGCAGAAAACTACAAACACAGGCAAGAGCGGTGCCACTTTAATTGCCTACAGCAAAGTGAGCGCTTTCCGATTCCCTGAAACCGACCAAGTCTACCTAACGTGTAACGTcgag CTATGCACAAACAACTGCGACTCGAACTGCGGTACCACGGAAATTTCTACAACGATCAAACCATCACAATGCTACCCTGGATCGCGTGATCCTGGATGTCAACGCATCACGGTTGAACCACAACTGAAGTGTTACCCTGGCTCACTTGATCCCAGATGTCCTCAACAGCCAACACCGACGACACCACAACTTTCAGAGCTCACTACACTACGTGATCGGAGGATTTCGTTGCCAACAGTTATTGCCGACAAATATACGACTACTACCACTCCTGAGCCACCACGCTGCTTCCCAGGCTCCACTGACCCCAGATGTCCCAAGCCCACAACTCCTGAACCACCAAGGTGCTTCCCAGGTAGCACTGACCCAAGGTGCCCCAAACCAACTACTCCTGAGCCACCACGCTGCTTCCCAGGTTCCACTGACCCCAGATGTCCCAAGCCCACAACTCCTGAACCACCAAGGTGCTTCCCAGGTAGCACTGACCCAAGGTGCCCCAAACCAACTACTCCTGAGCCACCACGCTGCTTCCCTGGCTCAACTGACCCTAGATGTCCTAAGCCAACGACTCCTGAACCTCCACGATGCTACCCGGGTTCACCTGATCCGAGATGTCCACAGCCACCTCGACCTACAACCTTAACGCCACCGACATATTTACCACCAGTAACGCCTGAATTAAAATGCTATCCAGGTTCATCAGACCCTAGGTGTCCACAACCAACCACCCCAGCTCCTCCAAAATGTTTCCCAGGCAGCACAGACCCCAGGTGCCCGAAACCTACAACACCAGCACCTCCTAACTGTTACCCTGGAAACACTGACCCACGTTGCCCTAAGCCAACAACTCCAGCACCACCCAGATGTTTCCCAGGTAGCACTGACCCCAGATGTCCCAAGCCAACGACCCCTGAGCCACCACGTTGCTACCCAGGATCGACTGACCCCAGATGTCCTAAGCCAACGACTCCTGAGCCACCACGTTGCTACCCTGGATCGACTGACCCCAGATGTCCAAAGCCAACGACTCCTGAGCCACCACGTTGCTACCCTGGATCGACTGACCCCAGATGTCCAAAGCCAACGACTCCTGAGCCACCACGTTGCTACCCTGGATCGACTGACCCCAGATGTCCCAAACCAACGACTCCTGAGCCACCACGTTGCTACCCTGGATCGACTGACCCCAGATGTCCAAAGCCAACGACTCCTGAGCCACCACGTTGCTACCCTGGATCGACTGACCCCAGATGTCCAAAGCCAACGACTCCTGAACCACCACGTTGCTACCCTGGATCGACTGACCCCAGATGTCCCAAGCCAACGACCCCTGAGCCACCACGTTGCTACCCTGGATCGACTGACCCCAGATGTCCCAAACCAACCACGCCTAAACCAGTCTGCTACCCGGGTTCTCCGGATCCTAAATGTCCCCAACCACCACGCCCGACAACCTTAACTCCTCCCACTTATTTACCACCAGTAACGCCTGAATTGAAATGCTATCCAG GTTCATCAGACCCTAGGTGTCCACAACCAACCACCCCAGCTCCTCCAAAATGTTTCCCAGGCAGCACAGACCCCAGGTGCCCGAAACCTACAACACCAGCACCTCCTAACTGTTACCCTGGAAACACTGACCCACGTTGCCCTAAGCCAACAACTCCAGCACCACCCAGATGTTTCCCAGGTAGTACTGACCCCAGATGTCCCAAGCCAACGACCCCTGAGCCACCACGTTGCTACCCTGGATCGACTGACCCCAGATGTCCTAAGCCAACGACTCCTGAGCCCCCACGTTGCTACCCTGGATCGACTGACCCCAGATGTCCCAAGCCAACGACCCCTGAGCCACCACGTTGCTACCCTGGATCAAATGACCCCAGATGTCCAAAGCCAACCACACCCGCACCGCCAAACTGTTACCCTGGAAACACCGACCCGCGTTGTCCAAAACCAACAACCCCTGCCCCACCACGGTGCTTCCCTGGCTCAACTGACCCCAGATGTCCAAAGCCAACCACACCCAAACCAGTCTGCTACCCGGGTTCTCCGGATCCTAAATGTCCCCAACCACCACGCCCGACAACCTTAACTCCACCCACTTATTTACCACCAGTGACGCCGGCACTTAAATGTTACCCCGGTTCTACCGATCCCAGATGCCCTAAGCCAACAACTCCCGAACCCCCACGGTGCTTCCCTGGATCCACTGACCCGCGCTGCCCAAAACCTACAACTCCAGCACCCCCAAATTGCTTCCCAGGCAGTACTGATCCTAGATGTCCTAAACCCACTACGCCTGCACCACCAAATTGTTACCCTGGAAACACCGACCCGCGTTGTCCAAAACCAACGACTCCTGCTCCACCCAGGTGCTTCCCTGGCTCAACTGACCCTAGATGTCCTAAGCCAACGACACCTGAGCCACCACGGTGCTTCCCGGGATCAACTGACCCCAGGTGTCCCAAGCCTACGACACCTGAACCACCGCGGTGTTTCCCTGGATCAAATGACCCCAGGTGTCCTAAGCCAACAACCCCTGCTCCACCAAGGTGCTTCCCTGGCTCAACTGACCCCAGATGTCCCAAACCTACGACACCTGAACCACCACGATGCTTCCCTGGATCAAATGACCCCAGGTGTCCTAAGCCAACAACGCCAAAACCAGTCTGCTACCCGGGTTCTCCCGATCCTAAATGTCCCCAACCACCACGCCCAACAACTTTAACTCCTCCCACTTATTTGCCACCAGTGACACCCGCTCTCAAATGCTATCCTGGTTCTACTGACCCTAGATGTCCCAAGCCAACGACTCCCGAGCCCCCACGTTGCTACCCTGGATCGACTGACCCCAGATGTCCCAAACCAACGACTCCTGAGCCACCACGTTGCTACCCTGGATCAACTGATCCCAGATGTCCCAAGCCAACGACTCCTGCTCCACCAAGGTGCTACCCAGGTAGTACCGATCCAAGATGTCCTAAGCCAACGACACCCGAACCACCTCGATGCTTCCCCGGAAGCACGGACCCACGTTGTCCCAAACCAACAACCCCTGCTCCACCAAGGTGCTTCCCTGGTTCAACTGACCCTAGATGTCCCAAGCCAACGACTCCCGAGCCCCCACGTTGCTACCCTGGATCGACTGACCCCAGATGTCCCAAACCAACGACTCCTGAGCCACCACGTTGCTACCCTGGATCAACTGATCCCAGATGTCCCAAGCCAACGACTCCTGCTCCACCAAGGTGCTACCCAGGTAGTACCGATCCAAGATGTCCTAAGCCAACGACACCCGAACCACCTCGATGCTTCCCCGGAAGCACGGACCCACGTTGTCCCAAACCAACAACCCCTGCTCCACCAAAGTGCTTCCCTGGCTCAACTGATCCTAGATGTCCTAAGCCAACGACACCTGAGCCACCACGGTGCTTCCCTGGATCAAATGACCCCAG GTGTCCTAAGCCAACAACGCCTAAACCAGTCTGCTACCCGGGTTCTCCAGATCCTAAATGTCCCCAACCACCACGCCCGACAACCTTAACTCCTCCCACTTATTTACCACCAGTGACGCCGGCACTTAAATGTTACCCCGGTTCTACCGATCCTAGATGCCCTAAGCCAACGACACCCGAATCACCTCGATGCTTCCCTGGGAGCACGGACCCACGTTGTCCCAAACCAACAACCCCTGCTCCACCAAAGTGCTTCCCTGGATCGACTGACCCCAGATGTCCCAAGCCAACGACTCCTGAACCACCACGTTGCTACCCTGGATCGACTGACCCCAGATGTCCCAAGCCAACGACTCCTGAACCACCACGTTGCTACCCTGGATCGACTGACCCTAGGTGTCCCAAACCAACTACTCCTGAGCCACCGCGTTGCTACCCTGGATCGACTGACCCCAGATGTCCCAAGCCAACGACCCCTGAGCCACCACGTTGCTACCCTGGATCGACTGACCCTAG ATGTCCCAAGCCAACGACCCCTGAGCCACCACGTTGCTACCCTGGATCGACTGACCCCAGATGTCCCAAACCAACCACGCCTAAACCAGTCTGCTACCCGGGTTCTCCGGATCCTAAATGTCCCCAACCACCACGCCCGACAACCTTAACTCCTCCCACTTATTTACCACCAGTGACGCCGGCACTTAAATGTTACCCCGGTTCTACCGATCCCAGATGCCCTAAGCCGACAACTCCTGAACCACCACGTTGCTACCCTGGATCAACTGATCCCAGATGTCCCAAGCCAACGACTCCTGAGCCACCACGTTGCTACCCTGGATCAACTGATCCCAGATGTCCCAAGCCAACGACTCCTGCTCCACCAAGGTGCTACCCAGGTAGTACCGACCCAAGATGTCCTAAGCCAACGACACCCGAACCACCTCGATGCTTCCCTGGAAGCACGGACCCACGTTGTCCCAAACCAACAACCCCTGCTCCACCAAGGTGCTTCCCTGGCTCAACTGACCCTAGATGTCCTAAGCCAACGACACCTGAGCCACCACGGTGCTTCCCGGGATCAACTGATCCCAGGTGTCCCAAGCCTACGACACCTGAACCACCGCGCTGTTTCCCTGGATCAAATGACCCCAG ATGTCCCAAACCTACGACACCTGAACCACCACGATGCTTCCCTGGATCAAATGACCCCAGGTGTCCTAAGCCAACAACGCCTAAACCAGTCTGCTACCCGGGTTCTCCCGATCCTAAATGTCCCCAACCACCACGCCCGACCACCTTAACTCCTCCCACTTATTTACCACCAGTGACACCCGCTGTCAAATGCTACCCTGGATCGACTGACCCCAGATGTCCTAAACCAACGACTCCTGAGCCACCACGTTGCTACCCAGGATCGACTGACCCCAGATGTCCCAAGCCAACGACTCCTGAGCCACCACGTTGCTACCCAGGATCAACTGACCCCAGATGTCCCAAGCCAACGACTCCTGAGCCACCACGTTGCTACCCAGGATCGACTGACCCCAGATGTCCCAAGCCAACGACCCCTGAGCCACCACGTTGCTACCCAGGATCGACTGACCCCAGATGTCCCAAGCCAACGACTCCTGAACCACCACGTTGCTACCCTGGATCGACTGACCCCAGATGTCCCAAACCAACGACTCCTGAGCCACCACGTTGCTACCCAGGATCAACTGACCCCAGATGTCCCAAGCCAACGACTCCTGAGCCACCACGTTGCTACCCAGGATCGACTGACCCCAGATGTCCCAAGCCAACGACCCCTGAGCCACCACGTTGCTACCCAGGATCGACTGACCCCAGATGTCCCAAGCCAACGACTCCTGAGCCACCACGTTGCTACCCTGGATCGACTGACCCCAGATGTCCCAAGCCAACGACTCCTGAGCCACCACGTTGCTACCCTGGATCGACTGACCCCAGATGTCCCAAACCAACGACTCCTGAGCCACCACGTTGCTACCCTGGATCGACTGACCCCAGATGTCCCAAGCCAACGACTCCTGAGCCCCCACGTTGCTACCCTGGATCGACTGACCCCAGATGTCCCAAGCCAACGACCCCTGCGCCACCACGTTGCTACCCTGGATCAACTGACCCTAGGTGTCCCAAACCGGAACCTCCAACCCCCAGTTCTTGTTATCCAGGATCAAGGGATCCAAAGTGCCCACAGCCGTTTGCTCCAGCTAGCACTAACCCACCTTCAACTTATTTGCCACCATTCCCAGAAGAAAATGAAATCAAATCTTCTAGAGTCAGCAGATTAGCAACTAAGGACACTAATGAAGATAACGTCAACGATTATATAG ATTCGTTCGATTTCAAGCGAACAGAACCAAGATCAAGAAAAGTTCGTGACGTATTTGGTAGCAGCGAAAGTGCTGCCTTTGCAACAAGTGGCACTGCCATCATATACATTGCCATGGGATCAGCTGTAGCAATGATCATGTCAATCACACTTGCCATTTATAtgtacaagaaaaataaactaagaacTGCGTCTGTAAACACAACTGCGCAAAGCCCctgttaa